A genome region from Paramisgurnus dabryanus chromosome 12, PD_genome_1.1, whole genome shotgun sequence includes the following:
- the LOC135750176 gene encoding E3 SUMO-protein ligase ZBED1-like isoform X2, producing the protein MKDSEHEQQSTEDDCGEGSEKRDENDEVEEEDENQQPPSKHPRKSPLEELFADEDAEKMSSHRRTMSIQDQAEKEIQMYKETTPTFTSDDHAAWWWNQRMTYPLMSNTAFSYLCVQASSTPSERVFSTAGDTICAERSRILPEKADMLIFLNKNCF; encoded by the exons ATGAAAGACTCAGAGCATGAGCAG CAGTCAACAGAGGACGATTGTGGAGAAGGTAGTGAGAAAAGGGATGAGAATGATGAAGTggaggaggaagatgagaaC CAACAACCTCCAAGCAAACATCCAAGAAAGTCTCCATTGGAGGAGCTTTTTGCCGATGAGGATGCAGAAAAGATGTCATCTCATAGGAGGACCATGTCCATCCAGGACCAGGCAGAGAAGGAGATCCAGATGTATAAGGAGACAACACCAACCTTTACGTCTGATGACCACGCTGCCTGGTGGTGGAACCAGCGCATGACTTATCCTTTAATGTCAAACACCGCCTTTTCGTATTTGTGTGTTCAGGCCTCCTCTACACCTAGTGAACGGGTGTTCTCAACTGCCGGTGACACAATCTGTGCTGAACGTTCACGGATACTGCCTGAGAAGGCAGACATGCTCATATTTTTGAACAAGAACTGTTTTTAA